A single genomic interval of Mangifera indica cultivar Alphonso chromosome 5, CATAS_Mindica_2.1, whole genome shotgun sequence harbors:
- the LOC123217678 gene encoding uncharacterized protein LOC123217678, producing MPCWSSENATRAYLQALQMGKRGKQPDVAEFISALAAGYNAQLMVMACSSVSVSTALALVAAAHQTGGRVVCILHGVDTFHDSENVLGLGPYLSFIEFVAGDAQNLLKNEYKGADFMLIDCNIDVHKGIFRAARDQSRKHGGGVIVGYNALRKGSWSEINSQFLPIGNGLLITKTSGLEKVDNGDEVVKGRKRSRWVVTVDRCTGEEHIFRITSSIKE from the exons ATGCCTTGTTGGTCTTCTGAAAATGCTACCAGAGCTTACCTCCAAGCTCTTCAAATG GGTAAAAGAGGCAAGCAGCCCGATGTTGCGGAGTTTATATCCGCTCTTGCAGCTGGATACAATGCACAACTGATGGTGATGGCTTGCTCTAGCGTTTCAGTATCCACTGCACTCGCTCTTGTTGCAGCAGCACACCAAACTGGCGGTCGCGTGGTGTGTATTTTACATGGAGTTGACACCTTTCATGACTCCGAGAATGTCCTTGGCCTCGGTCCTTACTTAAGTTTCATTGAGTTTGTAGCGGGGGACGCACAAAACCTGTTAAAGAACGAGTACAAAGGTGCAGACTTTATGCTTATTGATTGCAATATTGATGTTCATAAAGGGATATTCAGAGCCGCACGAGATCAGAGCAGAAAGCATGGAGGGGGAGTTATTGTGGGGTACAACGCCCTGCGTAAAGGATCATGGAGTGAAATTAATAGTCAGTTTTTACCCATCGGGAATGGTCTGCTTATCACTAAAACAAGTGGGTTAGAGAAGGTTGATAATGGCGATGAAGTGgttaaaggaagaaaaaggagTCGTTGGGTTGTTACGGTTGATAGATGCACCGGAGAAGAGCATATTTTCAGAATCACCTCAAGCATCAAAGAGTAA
- the LOC123217374 gene encoding uncharacterized protein LOC123217374 has protein sequence MITMKLVWSPETACEAYIDTVKLCENFKESSVAELLSAMAAGWNAKLIVEAWSYGGPMPTSIGLAVAARHTSARHVCVVPDERSRLAYVKGMYESGISATEVIVREAEEAMVELVGVDFLVVDNKRKDFGRIFRFAKFSNKGAVLVCKNASQRSFGSRNISGLRWNGVLESGTRVVRSVFLPVGQGLDMAHVGSSNGNREESLKKSPTRSRWIKHIDQRSGEEHVFRGNFMPR, from the exons ATGATCACGATGAAGCTTGTTTGGTCTCCAGAGACCGCCTGTGAAGCCTACATAGACACTGTTAAATTA TGTGAGAATTTCAAAGAATCCAGCGTTGCTGAACTCCTCTCAGCCATGGCTGCTGGTTGGAACGCAAAGTTGATTGTCGAAGCCTGGTCCTACGGCGGTCCAATGCCCACCAGCATCGGCCTGGCTGTAGCCGCTCGACACACCTCCGCACGACACGTGTGTGTAGTCCCAGATGAACGTTCAAGATTAGCGTATGTTAAAGGCATGTACGAGTCGGGCATATCGGCAACAGAAGTGATAGTAAGAGAAGCAGAAGAGGCCATGGTGGAGCTTGTGGGCGTAGATTTCTTGGTAGTTGATAATAAACGTAAAGATTTTGGTAGGATTTTTAGGTTTGCAAAGTTCAGTAATAAAGGAGCCGTTTTAGTTTGCAAAAATGCCAGTCAGCGGAGTTTTGGAAGCCGTAATATTTCTGGGTTACGGTGGAACGGGGTTCTGGAGAGTGGGACACGTGTCGTCAGATCGGTGTTCTTGCCGGTGGGACAAGGATTGGATATGGCTCACGTCGGGAGTAGTAATGGTAACAGGGAAGAGAGTTTAAAGAAGAGTCCTACTCGTAGCCGTTGGATCAAGCATATTGATCAACGATCAGGGGAGGAGCATGTGTTTCGAGGAAATTTTATGCCGAGGTGA